In the Terriglobia bacterium genome, AGGAAGTAGCTGATCCTGCGCACCGAACTTTCGACGACGGCGATCATGCCGGCCTGCGACTTGACGATCCCGCGCAGCACGATGGTGTTGATCGCCAGACACTTCTTGCCCGTGGAGCAAGCGGGCCCGGCTGCGCCCTGCTCCCGGATCGGGCTGATGAAGGGATCGCGTTTGGCGGGCGCCGCTTTGGCGGTGGTGGTTGGCGTCGCCGCCTTCTTCACCGCGCCTGCCGCCGCTTTGGCCTTGGCCTTGGCTGGGGCCTTCGCGGGCTTGCGCGCCATGGGCGAAGCCGCCGCGGGCTTCATCGGAGCCGCCGCCGGCCTGGCTGGAGCCGCCGCCGGCTTTGCCTGCGTCTTGGCAGGCTTGGCGGCAGCCGGCTTGGAACTGGGCGCGACCTTCTGGCTCGGCGGCGCCGTTTGCGCCAGGGCCATGCCGCTCGCCATTACCCACAACAGAGCAATCGTCCTAGCCTTCATGGCTTCCTCTACTTCTTCTTGGCCGGGGCCGGTGCGGCCGTCCCGGGCGAGATTTCACGGCTGAAGAAAGTGGTCGCAACGCAGGTCACCGCCACCGTCTCGGTCGGCGCGTACTGGTACTGCTTCTTCACCCCGGCCTCGCTGGCCTTGCGCAGGGTAGCCATCTTCAGCCCGGAGACGTTAATGATGCGGTCCAGATGCGCTACGCTTTCGAAGAAACGAAGCAGCGAGAAGTACGAACCATCCAGCTCGATATCGAAGGGAACTTCGGAGAAAAACTCACGCTGCGCGGTCGCCTTCGCCGCGTAGCGGCGCACCTCGATCCCGGCCTTGCGCGCCTCCGCCTGCAACATCTCCATGAACTGCGGCGCTTCCTTTTCGTCCGGAACAATGCGCTTCATTTGCTCCAGTTGGTCCTTGAGAGTCGCGAGCTTGCGCTCCATGTCGGCTTTCCGGTCGGCATACGGACGCAGGGCCGCGTTCTCATCCTGCTTGGCCTTGAGCTGGGCTTGGAGCGCGCGGTTGCTGTTGTCCATGTCTTTGTAGACGAACCAATACGCCGCACCGCTGAGCACCACGGCCAGGCCCACCACCGCGGCCAACTGAACACCCGACGATAACTCCGAAAATTTCGCCATATCCGCCGCCCTAACTCTTCTGTTGAGGCTGCTTTTCGCAGACCAGGGTGAAGGTGAACGCGGTCACATCCTTGACCACGTCATCCTGGAACGACTCCTTGATCTCGACGTTCTTGAAGTAGCCGGTCGCCTTCAGGTTCAGCATGAACTGCGCCACCGCGTCCACGCTCAGGGCCACGCCGTCCAGGTTGATATTGCTCCCGTCGTCTTTCATGCTGTTGAGCCACACGGCGTCGGACTTGTTAACGGTGTCGCTGATCGTGGTCAGCAGGGTGGCGGGACCGGACTGGTTGGCCTGGAGCTGGTGAATGATGTTGACCCGGTGCTCGTAGAATTCC is a window encoding:
- a CDS encoding type 4a pilus biogenesis protein PilO; amino-acid sequence: MAKFSELSSGVQLAAVVGLAVVLSGAAYWFVYKDMDNSNRALQAQLKAKQDENAALRPYADRKADMERKLATLKDQLEQMKRIVPDEKEAPQFMEMLQAEARKAGIEVRRYAAKATAQREFFSEVPFDIELDGSYFSLLRFFESVAHLDRIINVSGLKMATLRKASEAGVKKQYQYAPTETVAVTCVATTFFSREISPGTAAPAPAKKK
- a CDS encoding PilN domain-containing protein, whose translation is MIRINLLGVSHPKKGKRAAITTAGVEGGGPNMLVVLLIIVAIAAGGNYYYYWMLQRDAASLKVKMEEARRENQRLSDIKAKYIELERQKEFYEHRVNIIHQLQANQSGPATLLTTISDTVNKSDAVWLNSMKDDGSNINLDGVALSVDAVAQFMLNLKATGYFKNVEIKESFQDDVVKDVTAFTFTLVCEKQPQQKS